In Zunongwangia profunda SM-A87, the following proteins share a genomic window:
- a CDS encoding 5' nucleotidase, NT5C type — translation MKKDSIAIDMDGVMADVEAHFLSWFNKEYLTSLTHEDLKGKSESKAFPVKGIIKKYANTPGFFETVPVMEGAVEAVKKLQQTYDVYVVSAAMEFPNSLIEKRNWLKKHFPFIDWRNIILCGSKHIINTDYMIDDHPKNLDPFKGETLLFEAFHNIKIKNHSRAKNWNDVLNYFDVNS, via the coding sequence ATGAAAAAAGACTCCATTGCCATCGATATGGATGGCGTTATGGCTGATGTAGAAGCACATTTTCTTAGCTGGTTTAACAAAGAATATTTAACATCTTTAACTCACGAAGATTTAAAAGGTAAATCTGAATCTAAGGCTTTTCCGGTAAAAGGGATCATAAAAAAATACGCGAATACGCCCGGTTTTTTTGAAACCGTACCGGTGATGGAAGGCGCAGTTGAAGCGGTTAAAAAATTACAACAAACATATGATGTTTACGTAGTATCGGCCGCGATGGAATTTCCAAACAGTTTAATTGAAAAAAGGAACTGGCTTAAAAAACATTTTCCATTTATAGACTGGCGCAATATAATTTTATGCGGAAGTAAGCATATCATCAATACCGATTATATGATTGATGATCATCCTAAAAATTTAGATCCCTTTAAAGGAGAAACATTGTTATTTGAAGCTTTTCATAATATCAAAATCAAAAATCATTCAAGAGCTAAAAACTGGAATGATGTTTTAAACTATTTTGATGTTAATAGCTAA
- a CDS encoding phosphatase PAP2 family protein produces the protein MKLKNFISKFVVCSLPFILTTITIQAQEGDPVFNTEFNNPEASTWETLKGDAKLMYGGLKYTYSRPFQWQDDDIGLFLGVAIGATGLNLMDEEAYRFFSRQEEHVPGVIQEFGWYFGSPQNNYGVTGAIYLTGLLTKNPKIRRTGILMISAASAAGLIQTVSKNIAGRARPGDGRSRLSFKPFSKEGTYHSFPSGHTILSFTTFYALSKQFENPWVKAGLYLGGIVSPVSRLWRGAHWLTDVALSMALTIAVVDSVDKYLDQQTLMRNNPELREQTKISWHLQMGAGTIGVVGRF, from the coding sequence ATGAAGTTGAAAAACTTTATCTCAAAGTTTGTTGTTTGCAGCTTACCATTTATTTTAACTACTATTACCATACAAGCGCAGGAAGGAGATCCTGTTTTTAATACTGAATTTAATAATCCTGAGGCGAGCACCTGGGAAACCTTAAAAGGTGACGCCAAACTGATGTATGGCGGCTTAAAATATACTTATTCAAGACCTTTCCAATGGCAGGATGACGATATAGGATTGTTTTTGGGTGTTGCTATTGGTGCTACTGGTTTAAATTTAATGGATGAAGAAGCCTATCGTTTTTTTAGTCGGCAGGAAGAACATGTACCCGGAGTAATACAGGAATTTGGTTGGTACTTCGGTAGTCCCCAAAACAATTACGGTGTAACCGGAGCGATTTATCTAACCGGACTTCTCACAAAAAATCCAAAAATTAGACGAACAGGGATATTGATGATTTCAGCAGCCAGTGCTGCAGGATTAATACAAACCGTTTCTAAAAATATCGCTGGAAGAGCGCGGCCAGGTGATGGCAGGAGCCGACTATCTTTTAAACCATTTTCCAAAGAGGGAACTTATCATTCTTTTCCTTCCGGGCATACAATTTTATCGTTTACTACTTTTTATGCTTTAAGTAAACAGTTTGAAAATCCCTGGGTAAAAGCTGGCTTATATCTGGGAGGTATTGTTTCTCCCGTTTCCAGATTATGGCGTGGTGCCCACTGGTTAACCGATGTGGCCCTAAGCATGGCACTTACCATTGCAGTGGTCGATTCTGTTGATAAATACCTTGATCAGCAAACCTTAATGCGAAATAATCCAGAATTAAGGGAACAAACAAAAATAAGTTGGCATCTACAGATGGGTGCAGGTACAATAGGTGTTGTAGGAAGATTTTAG
- a CDS encoding RidA family protein, with protein sequence MKKEVIKTDKAPAPIGPYNQAVKTGNMVFISGQIAINPSSGELETGDLETETKLVMENLKAILAEANCTFENVIKTSIFISDMNNFGKINEIYGTYFRADTAPARETVEVANLPKFVNVEISAIAVID encoded by the coding sequence ATGAAAAAAGAAGTAATTAAAACCGATAAAGCCCCTGCTCCTATTGGACCCTATAATCAGGCGGTAAAAACCGGAAATATGGTATTTATTTCGGGTCAAATTGCTATCAATCCGTCTAGCGGCGAATTAGAAACCGGCGATTTGGAAACTGAAACCAAACTTGTTATGGAAAATTTAAAAGCCATACTTGCCGAAGCTAATTGCACTTTTGAAAACGTGATAAAAACATCGATTTTTATAAGTGATATGAATAATTTTGGAAAGATCAATGAGATCTACGGAACTTACTTTCGGGCAGACACTGCTCCAGCAAGAGAGACAGTTGAAGTTGCTAATCTTCCAAAATTTGTAAATGTAGAGATTAGTGCGATTGCGGTGATCGACTAA
- a CDS encoding methylglyoxal synthase, with protein sequence MKTIAIIAHNGKKAEMVQFLNEYRNVLESKEIRLISTGTTGSKAETAGFEVEKLLSGPLGGDAQIASRLAEGKVDMVIFFRDPMDKHPHEPDIFMLMRLCDVHNIPLATNPATAKLLIEAF encoded by the coding sequence ATGAAGACAATAGCAATTATCGCCCACAATGGAAAGAAGGCTGAAATGGTACAATTTCTTAATGAATATCGTAACGTTTTAGAGTCCAAAGAAATACGGCTAATCTCTACCGGTACAACCGGTAGCAAGGCTGAAACCGCAGGTTTTGAAGTTGAAAAACTATTGTCTGGACCACTTGGAGGAGATGCCCAGATTGCAAGTCGGCTTGCAGAAGGAAAAGTGGATATGGTTATATTTTTTAGAGATCCAATGGATAAACATCCACATGAACCAGACATTTTTATGTTAATGAGACTGTGCGATGTCCATAATATTCCTTTGGCAACAAACCCGGCTACGGCAAAACTTTTAATTGAAGCTTTTTAA
- a CDS encoding acyloxyacyl hydrolase: MNIPKIFFTGLILLFRIHSFGQEPPEKYQGTFYKIGFNYGFGSVDNPIFSDGDYFYEFQLRKFQIYYKIKEGNIFDYEFIFQPEVNTVKHQLTSDRYIVSRHHPLIERVEEMQSFKTFNEYIMNFGVIIRKNIGLKSSLYLLASIGPGYFERTTERMEEGIGFSDNLAFGFSYDIKRFFIDTRLGYRHVSNGDINAVNDGYDAMVIDLGIGFYL, translated from the coding sequence TTGAACATTCCTAAAATATTTTTTACAGGTCTAATTTTATTATTTCGTATTCATTCATTTGGGCAGGAACCGCCTGAAAAATATCAAGGTACGTTTTATAAAATTGGTTTTAATTATGGCTTTGGAAGTGTGGACAACCCTATATTTTCTGATGGCGATTACTTTTATGAGTTTCAATTAAGAAAATTTCAAATTTATTATAAAATAAAAGAAGGTAATATTTTTGATTACGAATTTATATTTCAACCCGAAGTAAACACGGTTAAACATCAACTTACCAGTGATAGATATATTGTATCCAGGCATCACCCTTTAATTGAAAGAGTTGAAGAAATGCAATCCTTTAAAACTTTCAATGAATATATAATGAACTTTGGAGTGATTATTCGAAAGAATATAGGACTGAAATCAAGCCTTTATCTTTTAGCCAGTATTGGTCCTGGGTATTTTGAAAGAACTACAGAAAGAATGGAAGAAGGAATCGGTTTTTCTGATAATTTGGCTTTTGGTTTCAGCTATGATATAAAGCGATTTTTTATAGATACCAGATTAGGATATCGACATGTATCAAATGGAGATATTAATGCAGTCAATGATGGGTATGATGCTATGGTTATTGATTTAGGTATTGGTTTCTATTTATAA
- the pfkA gene encoding 6-phosphofructokinase codes for MSKKIKRIGVITSGGDAPGMNAAIRAVVRACSYYHISCYGFYNGYNGLINGNFEELDARSVRNIINLGGTFLKSARSKEFRTKEGREKAYKVLKKEQVDGLILIGGDGTFTGGQIFSREYDIPVIGVPGTIDNDIYGTSHTIGYDTALNTVVEAIDKIRDTASSHDRLFFIEVMGRDAGFIALNTGIGAGAEEILIPEENLGLDRLLDSLEKSRRSGKNSSIVIVSEGDKIGKNVFQLADYVKENLPYYDAKVTVLGHIQRGGIPSCFDRVLASRMSVKAVELLLDGQKNVMVGLKDDDIITCPLDDVIHEKPKINKDLLRISEILST; via the coding sequence ATGAGTAAGAAAATTAAACGAATTGGAGTGATTACTTCCGGGGGAGATGCCCCGGGTATGAATGCTGCTATTCGAGCTGTTGTTAGGGCGTGTTCCTATTATCACATAAGCTGTTATGGATTTTATAATGGATATAACGGACTTATAAACGGAAATTTTGAAGAACTTGATGCTCGTAGTGTACGAAATATAATTAATCTGGGAGGTACTTTTCTTAAGAGTGCACGCTCTAAAGAATTTAGAACTAAAGAAGGACGGGAGAAGGCTTATAAGGTGCTAAAAAAAGAGCAAGTAGACGGCCTGATCCTTATTGGAGGTGATGGAACCTTTACAGGGGGGCAGATTTTTAGTCGCGAGTATGATATTCCTGTTATTGGAGTTCCCGGAACTATAGATAATGATATCTACGGAACTTCGCATACCATTGGTTACGATACCGCTCTAAATACTGTAGTAGAAGCTATCGATAAAATTAGGGATACAGCGAGCTCTCATGATCGTTTATTCTTTATCGAAGTTATGGGCCGCGACGCAGGTTTTATCGCATTAAATACTGGTATTGGTGCAGGAGCGGAAGAAATTTTAATTCCTGAAGAAAACTTAGGTTTAGATCGATTGTTAGACTCTTTGGAAAAGAGTAGAAGATCGGGAAAAAATTCTAGTATTGTAATAGTTTCTGAAGGAGATAAAATTGGAAAAAACGTATTTCAACTAGCAGATTATGTAAAAGAAAACCTGCCTTATTATGATGCAAAAGTAACGGTTTTAGGACATATTCAGCGTGGAGGAATACCTTCTTGTTTTGACCGTGTTCTGGCAAGCAGAATGTCTGTAAAAGCAGTAGAGCTTTTATTGGATGGGCAGAAAAACGTAATGGTGGGCTTAAAAGATGATGATATCATTACCTGTCCTTTAGATGATGTAATTCACGAAAAACCAAAAATCAATAAAGATTTACTTAGAATCTCAGAAATTCTTTCTACTTAA
- a CDS encoding putative LPS assembly protein LptD, with product MFLQAQELEQNQSIRIDLKKDSLVMVSNLPLAEMVRTQDSILGLFERDTLKQPRQNRMITDVVTYKATDYMRLSNREKKMYLYNEAQVIYQDMTIDAGYIIIDNERNEVYAYGITDSTGTYTQTPVFTQGGKTVEPDSIRFNFDTERALVYNSRTQEASFNVKGQVTKRENDSVYFMKNVRFTTSENVDDPEYYFYARKIKFVPDKKIVSGLVNMYIADIPTPLGLPFGYFPLTEERTSGFIIPSFGDSQQGYFLQNGGYYFALSDYADLLAVGDYYTNGSYAMRLESSYTKRYKFRGNFSFRYERQYNSERGFPDFSESSVYNIRWSHSQDSKASPSSRFSASVNLGSSNYYQQSVNQSNTANFLNNTLSSSVSYSKTFETTPGINFSLTATHSQNTNTGEINMTLPTLQASIDRIYPFAPAGGSKRGIIQNINLQYNLRAENRFKTTDELFFQPEMFQDAILGAQHSIPLATNFKILKYFSVSASTNFEENWVFKTYEKSFDQATNAVVTDTISGFDAYRTYNFNTSIGTTLYGRKDFSKDSKIQAIRHVMRPSISYGINPAFDQYYDTYERTSLTDGVTELVEYSRFTGTLYGAPNQNYSSSIGLSISNTLEAKVRDKDSTATEPKKIKLLNNFSLSTSYNLAADSVKLAPISVRGGIPIIQNKLDINFTGNLDPYALNNSNQRIDKLNIANGGSLFRLTNANVSFGYSFSSKDFSDKDNENEDEIENESYRNGGRKDDLFGKNTDLDGNLYEDEDPFEGKEDKKNKEWYNYKIPWDIRLSYTMTYSNQRRQSEITSHSIMFSGDVELSPKWAVGASSGFDIRERGFTYTQFRFQRDLDSWRMSFSWVPFSARRSWNFFIGIKASMLSDIKYDKRRQPTRAIGRN from the coding sequence ATGTTTTTACAGGCTCAGGAACTAGAACAAAATCAAAGTATTAGAATAGATCTTAAAAAAGATTCACTCGTAATGGTGAGTAATTTACCATTGGCCGAGATGGTTAGAACCCAGGATAGTATTCTTGGCCTTTTTGAAAGAGATACTTTAAAGCAGCCCCGCCAAAATCGCATGATTACCGATGTTGTTACCTATAAGGCAACAGATTATATGCGTCTTAGCAATCGCGAGAAAAAAATGTACCTGTATAACGAAGCTCAGGTTATTTATCAGGATATGACCATTGATGCCGGTTATATAATAATCGACAATGAAAGAAATGAAGTCTATGCTTATGGTATCACCGATTCTACCGGCACGTATACCCAAACTCCCGTTTTTACACAAGGTGGTAAAACAGTAGAACCCGATTCTATCCGCTTTAATTTTGATACAGAACGGGCACTGGTATATAACTCCAGGACACAGGAAGCTTCTTTTAATGTGAAGGGACAGGTAACGAAGCGGGAAAACGACTCGGTTTATTTTATGAAGAATGTGCGTTTTACAACTTCAGAAAATGTAGATGATCCTGAATATTACTTTTATGCCAGGAAGATTAAATTTGTTCCGGATAAGAAGATTGTCTCTGGACTGGTAAATATGTATATCGCAGATATTCCTACACCTCTTGGTTTGCCTTTTGGATATTTTCCGCTTACTGAGGAACGTACTTCCGGTTTTATCATACCGTCTTTTGGGGATAGCCAACAGGGTTATTTTTTACAAAACGGTGGATATTATTTTGCATTAAGCGATTATGCAGATCTTTTGGCTGTGGGGGATTACTACACTAATGGTAGTTATGCCATGCGTTTAGAATCCAGTTATACCAAAAGATATAAGTTTAGAGGAAATTTTAGCTTTAGATACGAAAGGCAATATAACAGCGAAAGGGGTTTTCCAGATTTTTCAGAAAGTTCGGTATACAATATTAGATGGTCCCATAGCCAGGATTCAAAGGCCAGCCCATCTTCAAGATTTTCGGCTTCAGTAAACCTGGGAAGTAGTAATTACTATCAACAGTCTGTAAACCAGAGCAACACCGCAAACTTTTTAAATAATACGCTTAGTTCTTCAGTATCATATAGCAAAACATTTGAGACTACTCCAGGCATAAACTTTAGTCTTACCGCCACCCATAGCCAGAATACCAACACCGGCGAAATCAATATGACGCTGCCTACATTACAGGCCAGTATAGACAGGATTTATCCATTTGCTCCAGCAGGAGGTTCTAAGAGAGGGATCATTCAAAATATCAACCTTCAGTATAATTTGCGGGCAGAAAACAGGTTTAAAACTACAGATGAACTTTTCTTTCAGCCCGAAATGTTTCAAGATGCCATACTGGGCGCACAGCATAGCATCCCGCTTGCCACAAACTTTAAGATCCTGAAATATTTCAGTGTAAGCGCAAGTACTAATTTTGAAGAAAACTGGGTATTTAAAACCTATGAAAAATCTTTTGATCAGGCAACTAATGCGGTTGTCACAGACACTATAAGTGGTTTTGATGCTTACCGTACTTACAACTTTAATACGAGCATAGGTACTACGCTATATGGTCGTAAAGATTTTAGCAAAGACAGTAAAATACAGGCTATTCGCCATGTAATGCGACCTTCCATAAGTTATGGAATTAATCCCGCATTCGATCAGTATTACGATACCTACGAGCGTACTTCCTTAACAGACGGCGTTACTGAACTAGTAGAATATTCGCGCTTTACAGGAACGCTATATGGCGCGCCAAATCAAAATTATTCCAGCTCTATAGGTTTAAGTATAAGCAACACTTTAGAGGCTAAAGTAAGGGATAAAGACAGTACCGCTACCGAGCCGAAAAAAATTAAACTATTAAACAATTTTAGCTTAAGTACCTCTTATAATCTCGCAGCCGATTCGGTTAAGCTGGCCCCTATTTCGGTTCGTGGTGGTATCCCAATTATTCAAAACAAACTGGATATCAATTTTACCGGTAACCTGGATCCTTATGCTCTTAATAACAGTAACCAGCGTATCGATAAACTAAATATCGCTAATGGAGGTAGTTTATTTAGACTTACAAATGCGAACGTGAGTTTTGGATATTCATTTTCCAGCAAGGATTTTTCGGATAAGGATAATGAAAATGAAGATGAGATTGAAAATGAATCGTACCGAAATGGTGGACGTAAAGATGATCTTTTCGGAAAAAACACCGACTTAGATGGCAATCTTTATGAGGATGAAGATCCTTTTGAAGGTAAGGAGGATAAAAAAAATAAGGAATGGTATAACTACAAAATACCCTGGGACATACGTCTGTCCTATACCATGACCTACAGCAACCAAAGAAGGCAAAGCGAAATCACTTCGCATTCCATTATGTTTTCAGGAGATGTTGAATTATCTCCAAAATGGGCCGTTGGAGCTTCTTCAGGATTCGATATCAGGGAGCGCGGCTTTACCTATACGCAATTTAGGTTTCAGAGAGATTTAGATAGTTGGCGAATGAGTTTTAGCTGGGTACCATTTAGTGCACGTAGATCATGGAATTTCTTTATTGGTATAAAAGCTTCTATGCTTAGTGATATTAAATATGACAAACGTAGACAACCAACAAGAGCCATAGGAAGAAACTAA
- the mgrA gene encoding L-glyceraldehyde 3-phosphate reductase encodes MTNYNAKENRYDKMKYRRCGKSGINLPMISLGLWHNFGDVDDFEKSRAILRTAFDNGITHFDLANNYGPPYGTAEKNFGKIFAEDFKKYRDELIISSKAGYDMWPGPYGNFGSRKYLIASLDQSLQRMGLDYVDVFYHHRPDPETPLEETMGALDQIVRSGKALYVGVSNYPAERTAKAAAILKEMGTPFLIHQPRYNMMDRWVEKDGLLDTLEQIGVGSIVFSPLQQGILTDKYLDGIPENSRAALDSGHLQKNQITPEVVKQVQELNKIARDRNQSLAQMAVAWLLKDERVTSVLVGVSKVKQLEDNIAALDHLEFSSAELEKIESILRK; translated from the coding sequence ATGACAAATTACAACGCGAAGGAAAATCGATATGACAAAATGAAATATCGCCGCTGTGGTAAAAGCGGGATTAACCTACCCATGATCTCGTTGGGGTTATGGCATAACTTTGGGGATGTAGACGATTTTGAAAAATCGAGGGCTATTTTAAGAACAGCCTTTGATAACGGAATTACCCATTTTGATCTGGCAAATAATTACGGACCTCCATATGGGACTGCTGAAAAAAACTTCGGGAAAATTTTTGCCGAAGATTTTAAAAAATACAGGGATGAGCTTATCATTTCGTCTAAAGCGGGCTATGATATGTGGCCTGGCCCTTATGGTAATTTTGGTTCCAGGAAATATTTAATAGCAAGTTTAGATCAGTCCCTGCAACGAATGGGATTGGATTATGTAGATGTTTTTTATCATCATCGTCCGGATCCCGAAACACCTTTAGAAGAAACAATGGGTGCTTTAGATCAAATTGTGCGCAGCGGTAAAGCCTTATATGTTGGGGTATCTAATTATCCTGCCGAAAGAACAGCGAAAGCTGCAGCTATTTTAAAAGAAATGGGAACTCCGTTTCTTATTCATCAGCCACGTTATAATATGATGGATCGTTGGGTGGAAAAAGACGGACTTTTAGATACGCTTGAACAAATTGGTGTTGGAAGCATTGTTTTTTCTCCATTGCAACAGGGGATCTTAACCGATAAATACCTTGATGGTATACCTGAAAATTCTCGAGCAGCACTAGATAGCGGACATCTACAGAAAAATCAAATTACCCCTGAAGTAGTGAAGCAGGTACAGGAGTTAAACAAAATTGCCAGGGACCGGAATCAAAGTTTAGCACAAATGGCGGTAGCCTGGTTGTTAAAAGACGAAAGAGTGACTTCGGTTTTGGTAGGCGTAAGTAAAGTAAAACAACTGGAAGATAATATAGCGGCTTTAGATCATCTGGAATTTTCTTCGGCAGAATTAGAAAAGATCGAAAGTATACTTCGAAAATAA